The following are from one region of the Desulfolucanica intricata genome:
- a CDS encoding ABC transporter substrate-binding protein produces the protein MRKFGLIILLAALTLILTSCGSKDNPYSQNQSEDKTLKVGITQFVAHPALDLDQKGFLDQMKEEGFIEGENVEFDIKNSQGDPNLAKTVADKFVADKVDLILAITTPSSLAAAQATKGTGIPVVFIAVSDAVKAGLIEELDQPTGTNITGVYSADPVEQQMDLIQEIQPSVKKLGVIYNAGEANSVSNVEKIKDYLSDKVEVVEVTVAGSSEVQAAAQSLVGSVDAVFMPQDNTVMSAVEALIKVCQDNDIPLYTGDTESVKKGALATLGNDEYDCGRQGAVIAARILNGEKAGNIVPEEIRKRTLLVNQKAAGEYGIKLPQKVLSRADEVIK, from the coding sequence ATGCGTAAGTTTGGCTTAATAATACTGTTAGCTGCATTGACTTTAATACTCACAAGCTGCGGCAGCAAAGACAACCCGTACTCCCAAAACCAATCCGAGGATAAAACATTAAAAGTGGGGATTACCCAATTTGTTGCCCACCCGGCACTGGATCTGGATCAAAAAGGATTTCTTGATCAAATGAAAGAAGAAGGCTTTATTGAAGGGGAAAATGTTGAGTTTGACATAAAAAACTCACAGGGTGACCCCAACCTGGCGAAAACCGTTGCCGACAAATTTGTAGCTGATAAAGTAGATTTAATTCTGGCCATTACCACTCCCAGTTCCCTGGCTGCTGCTCAGGCCACCAAAGGTACCGGAATCCCGGTAGTATTTATTGCTGTATCCGATGCAGTAAAAGCCGGCTTAATTGAAGAACTTGATCAACCAACCGGCACTAACATTACCGGTGTGTACAGTGCAGACCCGGTTGAGCAGCAAATGGACTTAATTCAGGAGATTCAGCCTTCTGTTAAAAAACTTGGTGTAATCTATAACGCCGGTGAAGCAAACTCGGTAAGCAATGTAGAAAAAATAAAAGACTACCTTAGTGACAAGGTAGAAGTAGTAGAAGTTACTGTTGCCGGCAGCAGTGAAGTACAGGCAGCGGCACAATCCCTTGTGGGCAGTGTTGATGCAGTATTCATGCCCCAGGATAACACTGTAATGTCTGCAGTTGAAGCTTTAATTAAGGTTTGTCAGGATAATGATATACCGCTGTACACCGGGGACACTGAATCTGTTAAAAAGGGTGCCCTGGCTACCCTGGGTAACGATGAATATGACTGCGGGCGTCAAGGTGCTGTAATAGCAGCCAGAATATTAAACGGTGAAAAGGCCGGTAACATTGTACCTGAAGAAATCCGTAAGCGCACCTTATTAGTTAATCAAAAAGCAGCCGGTGAATATGGCATTAAGTTACCTCAAAAAGTACTGAGCCGTGCGGATGAAGTAATAAAATAG
- a CDS encoding ABC transporter permease: MENVVINGLQQGLLYGFMALGVLLTFQILGFPDLTVEGTFPLGAAVTASAVVKGTDPFMAVLLGAAAGGLAGAATGLMHTRLKINNILAGILTTSAIYTVMLRTMGRPNTPLLGQDNFFSQVLGWLGLYENRLSLLELQIATISILLILVLAARLLLGWFLKTDLGLTIRATGNNEKMIRALGVNTDNTKLLTLIIANFLVGLSGALVCQIQGFADVGMGIGVLVAAIASVIVGEMLFGGKNLGMLLTGVILGSVIYRALLALGLRLNLPAEDFKMVTAVLVLLALTLPNFKINGISKIGILAPLRRGLTRNPGVNKQ; this comes from the coding sequence ATGGAAAATGTCGTGATTAATGGTTTACAGCAGGGACTTTTATACGGGTTTATGGCACTGGGTGTGCTTTTAACCTTCCAAATTCTTGGCTTTCCTGACTTAACAGTTGAAGGAACCTTCCCTTTGGGTGCTGCTGTTACCGCAAGTGCAGTTGTTAAAGGAACAGACCCTTTTATGGCTGTTTTGTTGGGGGCAGCAGCCGGTGGATTGGCAGGTGCCGCCACAGGTTTAATGCATACCAGGTTAAAAATCAACAACATCCTGGCCGGTATATTAACAACCAGTGCCATATATACCGTGATGCTCCGCACCATGGGGCGTCCTAACACACCGCTTCTCGGTCAAGATAATTTCTTCAGCCAGGTGTTAGGATGGCTTGGCCTCTATGAAAACCGGCTTTCCCTGCTTGAACTGCAGATAGCGACAATTTCAATCCTGCTTATTCTTGTTCTCGCGGCCCGGCTGCTGTTGGGTTGGTTTTTAAAAACTGACCTGGGCTTAACCATCCGGGCCACCGGTAATAACGAAAAAATGATCCGTGCTTTAGGAGTTAACACAGACAATACCAAGCTGTTAACTCTAATAATTGCTAACTTTTTAGTAGGCTTGTCCGGTGCACTGGTCTGCCAGATCCAGGGCTTTGCCGACGTGGGGATGGGCATTGGGGTACTGGTAGCGGCCATTGCTTCAGTCATAGTAGGTGAAATGCTCTTTGGCGGTAAAAATTTGGGTATGCTTTTGACCGGGGTAATCCTGGGTTCAGTTATTTATCGTGCACTGCTGGCACTGGGACTGAGATTAAACCTACCTGCAGAAGACTTTAAAATGGTCACCGCAGTTTTAGTACTGTTGGCCTTAACTCTCCCCAACTTTAAAATAAACGGTATAAGTAAGATTGGCATATTAGCTCCTCTTCGCCGCGGCCTGACACGCAATCCGGGGGTGAATAAACAATGA
- a CDS encoding aldo/keto reductase produces the protein MKYRTLGKTGLKVSVIGFGGIPVQRVTAGEAEAIINRALDLGINFFDTARGYTDSEEKLGAVLRKRRKEAVIATKSMARTGEGMTADIQKSLKTLGVDYIDLYQLHNVKDKDALEQALSSGGALAVLKEAQKDGVVRHIGITGHVREILLEALKEEDLETVQFPFNAVEADGAQELLDLCEKRAAGIIVMKPLAGGALRKASLALRFILDYPVSTIIPGMDSIEQVEENALVGKNMQPLNADERKLLDEEAGLLGAAFCRRCEYCRPCLQGIDIPMIFLLEGYYTRYDLKDWAVERYRGLQAKADACIECGECEDRCPYNLPIRRMLADAAKRLGQ, from the coding sequence ATGAAATACAGAACGTTAGGTAAAACAGGATTAAAGGTCTCAGTTATCGGTTTTGGGGGTATTCCTGTCCAGCGGGTGACTGCCGGGGAGGCCGAAGCAATTATAAACAGAGCCTTAGACCTGGGAATAAATTTTTTTGATACGGCCAGGGGATATACAGATAGTGAGGAAAAATTGGGTGCTGTCTTACGGAAGAGGAGAAAAGAGGCGGTAATTGCTACAAAATCAATGGCCCGCACCGGGGAAGGTATGACTGCGGATATACAAAAAAGCTTAAAGACTCTGGGAGTGGACTATATTGACCTTTACCAGTTACATAATGTAAAAGATAAAGACGCACTGGAGCAGGCCTTAAGTTCGGGCGGCGCCCTTGCCGTTTTAAAAGAAGCTCAAAAAGACGGAGTGGTCAGGCATATCGGAATTACAGGACATGTAAGGGAAATTCTTTTGGAGGCTCTTAAGGAGGAGGACTTGGAAACCGTTCAGTTTCCTTTTAATGCAGTGGAGGCTGACGGTGCTCAGGAATTGTTAGACCTGTGTGAGAAAAGAGCTGCCGGTATTATCGTTATGAAACCGCTTGCCGGGGGTGCTTTAAGAAAGGCAAGTCTTGCCTTGCGTTTTATTTTGGACTATCCTGTATCAACTATAATCCCCGGAATGGATTCGATTGAGCAGGTAGAAGAGAATGCCCTTGTGGGAAAAAATATGCAGCCATTGAATGCAGATGAGAGAAAGCTGCTGGATGAGGAAGCAGGATTACTGGGTGCTGCTTTTTGCCGGCGCTGTGAGTACTGCCGGCCCTGCCTGCAGGGGATTGATATCCCGATGATATTTTTGCTCGAGGGGTATTATACAAGATATGATTTAAAAGACTGGGCCGTTGAGCGCTACCGTGGTTTACAAGCAAAAGCCGATGCCTGTATTGAGTGCGGTGAGTGTGAAGATAGGTGCCCCTATAATTTGCCGATACGCCGGATGCTGGCGGATGCTGCAAAAAGATTGGGTCAATAA
- the menG gene encoding demethylmenaquinone methyltransferase — protein MQQSKEERVHDVFETIYQKYDFMNSVISFQRHKAWRKDTMKRMNVQKGQTALDVCCGTADWTISLAEAVGPGGNVYGLDFSQNMLKIGQAKVNEKKLTHVKLVHGNAMNLPFEDNSFDHVTIGFGLRNVPDYLKVLKEMQRVAKPGGKVVCLETSQPTIPVYRQLYYAYFRFIMPVLGKMLAKSYQQYSWLQESARDFPGRKELAEMFRRAGLINIEVKAYTGGVAAMHLGVKPLCE, from the coding sequence ATGCAGCAATCTAAAGAAGAACGTGTACACGATGTATTTGAAACAATTTACCAAAAATACGATTTTATGAATTCCGTAATTAGTTTTCAGCGCCATAAAGCCTGGCGAAAAGATACAATGAAGCGTATGAACGTTCAAAAAGGGCAAACGGCACTTGATGTATGCTGCGGAACAGCAGATTGGACAATATCACTTGCCGAAGCTGTCGGGCCCGGCGGAAATGTATATGGCCTGGATTTTAGTCAGAACATGCTTAAAATCGGGCAGGCTAAAGTAAATGAAAAAAAATTAACTCATGTTAAATTGGTCCATGGGAATGCAATGAATTTGCCCTTTGAAGACAATTCTTTTGATCATGTGACGATCGGCTTTGGCTTAAGGAATGTTCCCGACTATCTAAAAGTGTTAAAAGAAATGCAGCGAGTGGCTAAACCCGGCGGTAAAGTTGTTTGTTTAGAAACATCACAGCCTACTATACCGGTATACAGACAGCTCTATTATGCCTATTTCCGTTTTATTATGCCGGTACTGGGGAAGATGTTAGCCAAAAGCTATCAACAATATTCCTGGCTTCAGGAATCAGCCAGAGATTTTCCGGGAAGAAAGGAATTGGCTGAAATGTTCCGCCGGGCAGGGCTTATTAATATTGAAGTAAAAGCATATACCGGAGGAGTTGCAGCAATGCATCTTGGCGTAAAACCTTTGTGTGAATAA
- a CDS encoding hybrid sensor histidine kinase/response regulator → MAGAIFRDLNSSLTKHEDVQDGSTSGQLADKIKGKILIVDDMLMHLETAKLYLEMSGFDVFCASDTRSAWELLVDKNPDLVLLDVVMPGENGLEFLSKIHSHNPNMGVVIMTAFGSEDIAAMALKLGAMDYIRKPFKYSSLSTVVEKALAKQRQIKNQEMAVNTLKHAYEELQVSADSILQCMSAGVVAVDKNCFIRIINQRAAKLLGVENQNVIGRYYYEVFPFFKNNLLKNTLENERGVRLYEVELQRGEDIKILSVNTDVVFDFNSNKIGAVVTFDDVTELRQKEELLKERERLAIVGQMAAGMAHEIKNPLTAIKGFAQLLSGKSLDPDLNKYLDIIGSEINRMNDVIKDFLQLARPKPPELKKISINEVLKEITPIIEPQAFLKNIVVDIKTDEAVPESLMDPGQIKQVILNLLQNGMEAMNNGGTLTIETKYLSRRKEICLNISDTGCGIPAKKIKELGVPFYTTKPEGTGLGLSISFTIVDRHKGRIETKSREGQGTTFSVYLPVGK, encoded by the coding sequence ATGGCAGGAGCAATATTTAGAGATTTAAACAGCAGTTTAACAAAACATGAGGATGTGCAGGACGGTTCAACCAGCGGACAATTAGCAGATAAGATTAAAGGGAAAATTTTAATCGTTGATGATATGTTGATGCATCTTGAAACAGCTAAACTTTATTTGGAAATGTCAGGGTTTGATGTGTTTTGTGCCTCGGATACCCGGAGTGCCTGGGAATTGCTTGTAGATAAAAATCCCGATTTGGTCCTTCTGGATGTAGTTATGCCGGGGGAAAACGGCTTGGAATTTTTATCAAAAATACATTCTCATAACCCTAATATGGGTGTAGTTATTATGACTGCTTTCGGCAGTGAGGATATTGCCGCCATGGCTCTTAAATTAGGAGCCATGGATTATATCAGAAAGCCCTTTAAATATAGTTCTCTTAGTACTGTTGTTGAAAAAGCTCTGGCTAAGCAGCGGCAGATAAAAAATCAGGAAATGGCCGTTAATACCTTGAAACATGCTTATGAAGAGCTGCAGGTCAGTGCGGATTCAATTCTGCAGTGTATGTCTGCCGGAGTGGTAGCAGTTGATAAAAATTGTTTTATTAGAATAATTAATCAAAGGGCTGCCAAATTGTTGGGTGTTGAAAATCAAAATGTAATTGGCCGGTATTATTATGAAGTTTTTCCTTTTTTTAAAAATAACCTGCTGAAAAATACCCTGGAGAATGAAAGAGGAGTCCGTCTGTATGAAGTTGAGTTGCAAAGAGGAGAAGATATTAAGATTTTAAGCGTTAATACCGATGTGGTATTTGATTTCAATTCCAACAAAATAGGTGCTGTGGTAACCTTTGATGATGTAACCGAGCTGAGGCAGAAGGAAGAGTTGTTAAAAGAACGTGAGAGGTTAGCCATTGTCGGTCAAATGGCGGCCGGTATGGCCCATGAAATAAAGAACCCCTTAACGGCTATTAAGGGTTTTGCTCAACTTTTATCCGGAAAATCTTTGGATCCCGATCTGAACAAGTACCTGGATATAATCGGTAGTGAAATAAACCGGATGAATGATGTGATAAAAGATTTTTTACAGTTGGCCAGGCCTAAACCTCCGGAGTTAAAAAAGATTTCCATAAACGAAGTTTTAAAAGAAATAACGCCTATTATCGAGCCGCAGGCGTTTTTAAAAAATATAGTTGTAGATATAAAAACTGATGAGGCTGTACCTGAAAGTCTGATGGATCCCGGCCAAATTAAGCAGGTAATTTTAAATCTGCTTCAGAACGGTATGGAAGCTATGAATAACGGCGGTACGCTTACCATAGAAACAAAATATTTAAGCCGGCGTAAAGAAATATGCCTGAATATCAGTGATACAGGTTGTGGAATTCCGGCTAAAAAAATAAAGGAACTGGGTGTTCCCTTTTATACTACTAAGCCTGAAGGAACAGGTTTGGGGTTAAGCATTTCTTTTACTATAGTTGACCGGCACAAGGGGCGGATTGAAACAAAAAGCCGGGAGGGGCAGGGAACTACTTTTTCCGTTTACCTTCCGGTAGGTAAATAA